The Streptomyces avermitilis MA-4680 = NBRC 14893 genome contains a region encoding:
- a CDS encoding amino acid permease, translated as MTSQPTLSKAENGPDRPGEPGGGLQAGLKNRHLSMIAIGGVIGAGLFVGSSTGIATAGPGILLSYALVGTLVVLVMRMLGEMSAANPTSGSFSAHADRALGRWAGFSIGWLYWFFWVVVLAVEATAGAKILEGWMPGVPQWGWALIVMVVLTATNLVSVGSYGEFEFWFAGIKVVAIGAFIVVGGLAIFGVLPGVDAPKAGLGNLTDSGGFLPHGPGAILTGVLLVVFSFMGSEIATLAAGESEDPQRAVTKSTNSIIWRIGVFYLGSILVVVSLLPWNDPSIKDKGSYVAALDSLGIAHAGQIMNFIVLTSVLSCLNSGLYTASRMAFSLGQRGDAPKAFARTTSRGVPLAAIVVSVVFGFVAVFFNYKFPDSVFLFLVNSSGAVALFVWLVICFSQLRMRKIIQRESPEKLVVKMWLYPYLTWATAALIVFVLGYMLTDTEHDGRETVLLSLLVAAVVLVIAVVKQKLDGSRAVAAAGADEPAVAEAVADAH; from the coding sequence ATGACCTCGCAGCCGACCCTGTCGAAGGCCGAAAACGGCCCGGACCGACCCGGAGAACCCGGCGGCGGCCTCCAGGCCGGACTCAAGAACCGTCACCTTTCGATGATCGCCATCGGTGGCGTCATCGGAGCCGGTCTCTTCGTGGGCTCCAGCACCGGCATCGCCACCGCGGGCCCAGGCATCCTTCTCTCGTACGCCCTCGTCGGCACGCTCGTCGTCCTCGTGATGCGCATGCTCGGCGAGATGTCCGCGGCCAACCCGACGTCCGGCTCCTTCTCCGCGCACGCCGACCGCGCGCTCGGCCGCTGGGCCGGGTTCTCGATCGGCTGGCTGTACTGGTTCTTCTGGGTGGTGGTGCTCGCCGTCGAGGCGACCGCCGGGGCCAAGATCCTCGAAGGGTGGATGCCCGGCGTACCGCAGTGGGGCTGGGCGCTCATCGTGATGGTGGTGCTCACCGCGACCAACCTGGTCTCCGTCGGTTCGTACGGCGAGTTCGAGTTCTGGTTCGCCGGGATCAAGGTCGTGGCGATCGGCGCGTTCATCGTCGTCGGCGGCCTCGCGATCTTCGGCGTGCTGCCGGGCGTCGACGCCCCGAAGGCCGGCCTCGGCAACCTGACCGACAGCGGCGGCTTCCTGCCCCACGGCCCCGGCGCGATCCTCACCGGTGTGCTCCTGGTCGTCTTCTCCTTCATGGGCAGCGAGATCGCCACGCTGGCGGCCGGTGAGTCCGAGGACCCGCAGCGCGCGGTCACCAAGTCGACGAACAGCATCATCTGGCGCATCGGCGTCTTCTACCTGGGCTCGATCCTGGTCGTCGTGTCGCTGCTCCCGTGGAACGACCCGTCGATCAAGGACAAGGGCTCGTACGTCGCCGCCCTCGACTCCCTCGGCATCGCGCACGCCGGTCAGATCATGAACTTCATCGTGCTGACGTCGGTGCTGTCCTGCCTCAACTCCGGGCTCTACACCGCCTCCCGCATGGCGTTCTCGCTCGGCCAGCGCGGGGACGCGCCGAAGGCGTTCGCGCGGACCACGTCCCGCGGTGTGCCGCTGGCCGCGATCGTCGTGTCCGTCGTCTTCGGCTTCGTCGCCGTCTTCTTCAACTACAAGTTCCCGGACTCGGTCTTCCTCTTCCTGGTCAACTCCTCCGGTGCGGTCGCCCTGTTCGTCTGGCTGGTGATCTGCTTCTCGCAGCTGCGGATGCGCAAGATCATCCAGCGGGAGTCGCCGGAGAAGCTCGTCGTGAAGATGTGGCTGTACCCGTACCTGACCTGGGCGACGGCCGCGCTGATCGTGTTCGTGCTCGGTTACATGCTGACGGACACGGAGCACGACGGGCGCGAGACGGTGCTGCTGTCGCTGCTCGTGGCCGCGGTGGTGCTGGTGATCGCCGTGGTGAAGCAGAAGCTGGACGGTTCCCGGGCGGTGGCTGCCGCGGGTGCCGACGAGCCGGCTGTGGCCGAGGCCGTGGCCGACGCGCACTGA
- a CDS encoding ABC transporter ATP-binding protein, whose amino-acid sequence MGLRKRRREIDERASGRIPGPIPGRTPLASGADGADPGAYGAVPGVDRTAPGVDRTAPSVGRAVSGADWAVELRGVRRRYGRGGSAVHALRGVDLALARGSFTAVMGPSGSGKSTFLQCAAGLDRPSGGTVHLGGTDITGLSENKLTALRRSRLGFVFQAFNLLPSLTVEQNVVLPLRLAGHRPDRRRAAEVLAQVGLQDKGRRRPGQLSGGQQQRVAIARALVTRPDVVFADEPTGALDTTTAAEILGLLRQAVDVHGATVVMVTHDPTAAAWADRVLFLADGSIVDHLERATAPRIAARVAALTTPSFEGAAA is encoded by the coding sequence ATGGGCCTGCGCAAGAGGCGGCGCGAGATCGACGAGCGGGCGTCCGGACGGATCCCCGGGCCGATCCCCGGCCGGACACCGCTCGCCTCCGGCGCTGACGGGGCCGACCCGGGCGCTTACGGGGCCGTCCCCGGCGTCGACAGGACCGCCCCGGGCGTCGACAGGACCGCCCCCAGCGTCGGCCGGGCCGTCTCCGGCGCCGACTGGGCCGTCGAGCTGCGGGGTGTGCGGCGGCGGTATGGGCGTGGTGGTTCCGCCGTGCATGCCCTGCGCGGTGTTGATCTCGCCCTGGCGCGCGGGAGTTTCACGGCCGTCATGGGGCCCTCGGGGTCCGGCAAGTCCACGTTCCTCCAGTGCGCGGCGGGCCTCGACCGGCCGAGCGGCGGGACCGTACACCTCGGCGGCACCGACATCACCGGCCTGAGCGAGAACAAGCTGACGGCGCTGCGCCGTTCGCGGCTCGGGTTCGTTTTCCAGGCCTTCAACCTGCTGCCGTCGCTGACGGTCGAGCAGAACGTCGTGCTGCCCCTGCGGCTGGCCGGGCACCGCCCCGACCGCCGCCGCGCCGCCGAGGTGCTCGCCCAGGTAGGCCTCCAGGACAAGGGGCGGCGCCGGCCGGGGCAGCTCTCCGGAGGGCAGCAGCAGCGGGTCGCGATCGCCCGCGCCCTGGTCACCCGGCCCGACGTCGTCTTCGCCGACGAACCGACCGGCGCCCTCGACACCACCACCGCCGCCGAGATCCTGGGCCTGCTCCGCCAGGCCGTCGACGTCCATGGCGCCACGGTCGTCATGGTCACCCACGACCCGACGGCCGCCGCCTGGGCCGACCGCGTCCTCTTCCTCGCCGACGGCTCGATCGTCGACCACCTGGAACGCGCCACCGCCCCGCGGATCGCCGCCCGGGTGGCCGCTCTCACCACGCCGTCCTTCGAGGGAGCGGCGGCCTGA
- a CDS encoding serine/threonine-protein kinase — translation MGRVWRATDEMLDRQVAVKEMRIDGLDAEDTRTRRERTLREARATARISHPNVVRVYDVVDESDRLWIVMELVDGRSLERIVVEDGPLGPGETARIGRELVAALRQVHAGGVLHRDIKPGNVLVENLGHRVVLTDFGIAAIQDAKALTMVGMLVGSPDYMAPERVSGRPQGPPSDVWSLGATLCAALGGHSPFSRSTTLATLHAVLYEEPELPTEAGGLRQILAALLEKEPSVRPGLEEVAAALEALVATGTSVAGAGDAGAGAAGAGVEAAGVEVAGSGSGDGGNGGDRGEGAVGERGAGLGAGSGGEPGAGSGPELRVGPGAESGAGAGAESEVGAVPRGVRQPGEEGEPEQGGPDAGSGGRRLESPTRALLDTALIRAARTAPEETRPDADPRWSEPVQDAIPGRPTRAVPPEAPPTRETPAVGPGHTAVTQPSHSPAPAPALPTPLPFPAQPHHPEAPLVPPTASPTASPTASPTASPAVGNASTEAPSAGRAEPLASGVPERAGAGERPSRGGAAPGTGSHAALANAVTASRLPGWPGAAPTSSPMSPGELPGPALPSAPRPPRHRRRMGLAAAGGVVAAGAVAVVVIAATGGSPGHDRDASSATSSAPSASSGGPSRSPTVDGTSRPPSLPPGSRTEAGMYAWVPPKGWKRVVQSGTEVHYTSPDAQQEILANATPARGDLLKQWQVAEEDREKGLNYRRIRLERTTFRGAPAVVWEYNVTAKGQYWHVRLLGFRSRGTSYELSTWYHPDIEGSAVPAYERVKKSFTPL, via the coding sequence ATGGGGCGGGTGTGGCGTGCCACCGACGAAATGCTGGACCGTCAGGTGGCCGTCAAGGAAATGCGGATAGACGGACTCGACGCAGAGGACACGCGCACCCGCCGCGAACGCACGCTGCGCGAGGCCAGGGCCACGGCTCGGATCAGCCATCCGAATGTCGTGCGCGTCTACGACGTGGTGGACGAGAGCGACCGGCTGTGGATCGTCATGGAGCTCGTCGACGGCCGCTCGCTGGAGCGGATCGTGGTGGAGGACGGACCGCTCGGGCCGGGGGAGACGGCACGCATCGGACGCGAACTGGTGGCGGCGCTGCGGCAGGTGCACGCGGGGGGTGTGCTGCACCGGGACATCAAGCCGGGGAACGTCCTGGTCGAGAACCTGGGGCACCGGGTCGTCCTCACCGACTTCGGCATCGCCGCGATCCAGGACGCCAAGGCGCTCACGATGGTCGGCATGCTGGTCGGTTCGCCCGACTACATGGCCCCGGAGCGGGTGTCCGGCCGTCCGCAGGGCCCGCCGTCCGACGTGTGGTCCCTCGGGGCGACGCTGTGCGCGGCGCTCGGCGGCCACTCCCCGTTCTCGCGCTCGACGACCCTGGCGACGCTGCACGCGGTGCTGTACGAGGAGCCCGAACTGCCCACGGAGGCGGGAGGGTTACGGCAGATCCTGGCCGCGCTGCTGGAAAAGGAGCCTTCGGTCCGGCCCGGCCTCGAGGAGGTGGCGGCGGCACTGGAGGCGCTGGTGGCCACGGGGACGAGTGTCGCCGGGGCGGGTGATGCCGGGGCGGGTGCCGCCGGGGCGGGTGTCGAGGCGGCGGGTGTCGAGGTGGCCGGGTCGGGTTCTGGGGATGGAGGGAATGGAGGGGATAGAGGGGAGGGAGCGGTCGGGGAGCGGGGGGCTGGGCTGGGCGCCGGATCGGGGGGTGAGCCGGGCGCCGGGTCGGGACCTGAGTTGCGGGTTGGGCCGGGAGCCGAATCGGGAGCCGGGGCGGGCGCGGAGTCGGAAGTCGGGGCGGTGCCGCGGGGAGTGCGGCAGCCGGGGGAGGAGGGCGAGCCCGAGCAGGGCGGACCGGACGCCGGCTCCGGAGGCCGGCGGCTGGAATCCCCGACGCGCGCGCTCCTGGACACGGCCCTGATCCGCGCGGCCCGGACGGCCCCGGAGGAGACGCGGCCGGATGCCGATCCGCGGTGGTCCGAGCCCGTCCAGGACGCCATACCGGGGCGGCCCACCCGGGCCGTCCCACCGGAGGCCCCGCCGACGAGGGAGACGCCCGCCGTCGGACCCGGCCATACGGCAGTCACCCAGCCCAGCCACTCCCCGGCCCCCGCCCCCGCTCTCCCCACGCCGCTCCCGTTCCCCGCACAACCCCACCACCCCGAAGCCCCCCTCGTACCCCCCACCGCGTCCCCCACCGCGTCCCCCACCGCGTCCCCCACCGCGTCCCCCGCCGTGGGCAACGCCTCCACCGAGGCTCCCTCCGCAGGCCGTGCCGAGCCGCTTGCCTCGGGAGTTCCGGAGCGGGCGGGGGCCGGGGAGCGCCCGTCCCGCGGCGGTGCCGCTCCCGGTACGGGAAGTCACGCCGCACTGGCCAACGCGGTCACCGCGAGCCGACTGCCCGGGTGGCCCGGCGCCGCCCCGACGTCGTCCCCGATGTCGCCCGGTGAACTCCCCGGCCCGGCCCTGCCGTCCGCGCCCAGGCCGCCGCGTCACCGGCGCCGTATGGGGCTGGCGGCAGCCGGAGGTGTCGTCGCGGCCGGTGCCGTAGCCGTCGTCGTCATCGCCGCGACCGGCGGATCGCCCGGCCACGACCGCGACGCGTCCTCCGCCACGTCGTCGGCGCCGTCCGCCTCGTCCGGCGGGCCCTCGCGGTCGCCCACGGTCGACGGCACCTCACGCCCGCCGAGCTTGCCGCCGGGGTCACGCACCGAGGCCGGGATGTACGCGTGGGTTCCGCCCAAGGGCTGGAAACGAGTGGTGCAGAGCGGCACCGAGGTGCACTACACCTCGCCCGACGCCCAGCAGGAGATCCTGGCGAACGCGACCCCGGCCCGGGGCGACCTGCTGAAGCAGTGGCAGGTCGCGGAGGAGGACCGCGAGAAGGGCCTGAACTACCGGCGGATCCGCCTGGAGCGGACCACGTTCCGCGGCGCGCCCGCAGTGGTCTGGGAGTACAACGTCACGGCCAAGGGGCAGTACTGGCACGTAAGGCTGCTCGGCTTCCGCAGCCGCGGCACGTCCTACGAGCTCAGCACCTGGTACCACCCGGACATCGAGGGCAGCGCGGTCCCGGCCTACGAACGGGTCAAGAAGAGCTTCACGCCACTGTGA
- a CDS encoding GNAT family N-acetyltransferase, with amino-acid sequence MTTDVRVLRQDDWNLWYDTLIRAFGGVAEASEERELWQTLTECDRSIGVWDGDACVGTAGAFSFRVTVPGGASVPAAGITMVSVAATHRRRGVLTAMMRRQLDDIRSWGEPLAVLTASEPAIYGRFGYGIGTHQLTADVDTSRVRLSVPPGTDDVRLRYAVPADVLDVCEAVYARLVPGRPGMPARRPGWDRLMVLDPESRRDGASPLQCVVAERDGETVGYTRFRVKPDWEPSGPKGTVVLQDLEALDPAAHAALWRFLFDIDLTSHLNARNRPLDEAWLHLVSDIRRCNLRKRDSLHVRLVDVGAALEARTYQAPVDVVFEVEDAFCPWNEGRWRLTGDGKGATCVRTRDSVDLALSVRDLGAAYLGGVSLVSLGAAGRVRELRPGALTEATSAFSSAIAPWLPHGF; translated from the coding sequence ATGACCACTGATGTGCGCGTGCTGCGGCAGGACGACTGGAATCTCTGGTACGACACCCTGATCCGTGCGTTCGGTGGGGTCGCGGAGGCGTCCGAGGAGCGTGAGCTGTGGCAGACGCTCACCGAATGCGACCGTTCCATCGGTGTGTGGGACGGCGACGCCTGTGTGGGCACCGCGGGAGCGTTCAGCTTCCGTGTCACGGTGCCGGGCGGCGCGTCGGTGCCCGCCGCGGGCATCACGATGGTGAGCGTCGCGGCCACGCACCGCCGCCGCGGGGTTCTGACGGCCATGATGCGCCGGCAGCTGGACGACATCCGGTCCTGGGGTGAGCCCCTCGCCGTACTCACCGCGTCCGAGCCGGCGATCTACGGCCGGTTCGGCTACGGCATCGGTACGCACCAGCTCACCGCCGACGTCGACACCAGCCGCGTACGGCTGTCCGTACCGCCCGGCACGGACGACGTACGACTGCGGTACGCCGTCCCCGCCGACGTACTCGACGTGTGCGAGGCGGTCTACGCACGGCTGGTGCCGGGGCGGCCGGGTATGCCGGCCCGGCGGCCGGGCTGGGACCGGCTGATGGTGCTCGACCCGGAGAGCCGACGGGACGGGGCGTCGCCGCTTCAGTGCGTGGTCGCGGAGCGCGACGGCGAGACCGTGGGGTACACACGGTTCCGGGTGAAGCCCGACTGGGAGCCGTCCGGGCCCAAGGGCACGGTCGTCCTCCAGGACCTGGAGGCGCTCGACCCGGCCGCCCACGCGGCGCTGTGGCGGTTCCTCTTCGACATCGATCTGACGTCGCACCTCAACGCGCGCAACCGGCCGCTCGACGAGGCGTGGCTGCACCTGGTGTCGGACATCCGCCGCTGCAATCTGCGGAAACGGGACTCGCTCCACGTACGGCTGGTCGACGTCGGCGCGGCGCTCGAAGCGCGCACGTATCAGGCGCCGGTGGACGTGGTGTTCGAGGTCGAGGACGCCTTCTGCCCCTGGAACGAGGGGCGTTGGCGGCTGACGGGCGACGGCAAGGGCGCGACCTGTGTGCGTACCCGTGACTCGGTCGATCTCGCCCTGTCCGTAAGGGACTTGGGGGCGGCCTATCTCGGCGGGGTGTCCCTCGTGTCGCTGGGCGCGGCCGGGCGGGTACGGGAGCTGCGACCGGGCGCGCTGACGGAGGCGACGTCGGCGTTCTCCTCGGCAATCGCACCATGGCTACCGCACGGCTTCTAG
- a CDS encoding PP2C family protein-serine/threonine phosphatase, whose product MAAGRERRAAAETFTARLKKQWHRARTGVRRSAVDYFRGDGSDWIALAGLLLTIPLIAATTLMNSVWCSPAALVLPIVAGGLLLRPSSLLGLYAAAASALIVESVKLGPYTEGPSRVTPGVVLVVAACGFFGLLIAQFRSRVGVPWRRGGTMLFDLRERIRVQSKLPKLPLGWHREMALRPAGGQSFSGDFVVAARTNGGRTLEVVLTDVSGKGMDAGSRALLLSGAFGGLLGSLPPHAFLPAANGYLLRQDWDEGFATSIHLVLELDSGDYELFSAGHPPGLQLSAGSGRWEEKAAEGPLLGVYDGAQFDPVKGSLRPGDVLMLFTDGLVETAERDIVEGIDRLTGEADRYVAGGFHGAAWHLIEAVAKDVNDDRALLLVCRDGPTAAAR is encoded by the coding sequence ATGGCAGCAGGACGAGAGCGGCGCGCCGCAGCCGAGACGTTCACGGCCCGGTTGAAGAAGCAGTGGCACCGGGCTCGCACCGGCGTGCGCAGATCCGCTGTCGACTACTTCCGCGGGGACGGCTCGGACTGGATCGCGCTGGCCGGTCTGCTGCTGACGATCCCGCTGATCGCGGCGACGACCCTGATGAACTCCGTGTGGTGTTCGCCGGCCGCGCTGGTGCTGCCGATCGTGGCGGGCGGGCTGCTGCTGCGGCCGTCGAGCCTGCTGGGGCTGTACGCCGCTGCCGCCAGCGCGCTGATCGTCGAGTCCGTGAAGCTCGGCCCGTACACGGAGGGGCCGTCGCGGGTCACGCCGGGTGTGGTGCTGGTCGTGGCCGCCTGCGGCTTCTTCGGCCTGCTGATCGCGCAGTTCCGCAGCCGGGTGGGCGTGCCGTGGCGGCGGGGCGGCACGATGCTGTTCGACCTGCGGGAACGTATCCGGGTGCAGAGCAAGTTGCCCAAGCTGCCGTTGGGGTGGCACCGGGAGATGGCGCTGCGGCCGGCCGGCGGGCAGTCGTTCTCGGGCGACTTCGTGGTGGCGGCCCGCACGAACGGGGGCCGCACGCTGGAGGTCGTCCTGACGGACGTGTCCGGCAAGGGCATGGACGCGGGGTCGCGGGCGCTGCTGCTGTCCGGGGCGTTCGGGGGGCTGCTGGGGTCGCTGCCGCCGCACGCGTTCCTGCCGGCGGCGAACGGCTATCTGCTGCGGCAGGACTGGGACGAGGGCTTCGCGACGTCGATCCATCTGGTGCTGGAGCTGGACTCCGGGGACTACGAGCTGTTCTCGGCCGGGCATCCGCCGGGGTTGCAGCTCAGTGCGGGCAGCGGGCGGTGGGAGGAGAAGGCCGCCGAGGGGCCGCTGCTCGGCGTCTACGACGGCGCGCAGTTCGATCCGGTGAAGGGGTCGCTGCGGCCCGGTGACGTGCTGATGCTGTTCACGGACGGTCTGGTGGAGACGGCGGAGCGGGACATCGTGGAGGGCATCGACCGGCTCACGGGGGAGGCGGACCGGTATGTCGCCGGCGGTTTCCACGGGGCGGCGTGGCATCTGATCGAGGCGGTGGCGAAGGACGTGAACGACGACCGGGCGCTCCTGCTGGTCTGCCGGGACGGCCCGACCGCGGCGGCGCGCTGA
- a CDS encoding Fpg/Nei family DNA glycosylase has product MPEGHTIHRLADDYEARFGGAAARVTSPQGKFADAAALLDGTVLETADAHGKHLFLGFRRADWIHIHLGLFGKVGFGDAPAPPPTDTVRLRLANDTSYVDLRGPTTCALITDGEKRAIHDRLGPDPLRPDADPARAYDRVSRSRTSVAALLMDQKVIAGVGNVYRAEVLFRHGIDPYRTGRELTRREWDAIWADLVALMREGVRNNRIDTVRPEHTPEAMGRPPRVDDHGGEVYVYRRANLPCHICGGEIRTAGLAARNLFWCPTCQQA; this is encoded by the coding sequence GTGCCCGAGGGGCACACGATTCACCGCCTGGCCGACGACTACGAAGCCAGGTTCGGCGGCGCGGCCGCACGCGTGACCAGCCCGCAGGGCAAGTTCGCCGACGCCGCCGCCCTCCTGGACGGCACGGTCCTCGAAACGGCGGACGCCCACGGCAAGCACCTCTTCCTCGGCTTCCGCCGGGCCGACTGGATCCACATCCACCTCGGCCTCTTCGGCAAGGTCGGCTTCGGCGACGCACCCGCCCCGCCCCCCACGGACACCGTCCGGCTGCGCCTCGCGAACGACACGTCGTACGTCGACCTGCGCGGCCCCACGACCTGCGCCCTGATCACCGACGGCGAGAAGCGCGCGATACACGACCGCCTCGGCCCCGACCCGCTGCGGCCCGACGCCGACCCGGCCCGCGCGTACGACCGTGTCTCCCGCAGCCGTACGAGCGTCGCCGCCCTGCTCATGGACCAGAAGGTCATCGCGGGCGTCGGCAACGTCTACCGCGCCGAGGTTCTCTTCCGGCACGGCATCGACCCGTACCGCACGGGCAGGGAGCTCACCCGCCGCGAATGGGACGCGATCTGGGCGGACCTCGTCGCGCTCATGCGCGAGGGCGTCCGCAACAACCGCATCGACACCGTCCGGCCCGAGCACACCCCCGAGGCCATGGGCCGCCCGCCGCGCGTGGACGATCACGGCGGCGAGGTCTACGTGTACCGCAGGGCCAACCTGCCCTGCCACATCTGTGGCGGCGAGATCCGCACCGCCGGTCTCGCCGCCCGCAACCTGTTCTGGTGCCCGACCTGCCAACAGGCGTGA
- a CDS encoding ribose-5-phosphate isomerase, which produces MRVYLGSDHAGFELKNHLVEWLKAAGHEPVDCGPHIYDAQDDYPPFCLRAAEGAAADPDALGIVIGGSGNGEQIAANKVKGVRAALAWSEETASLGRQHNDANVVAVGARMHTQEEATKFVETFLNTPFSGDARHIRRIDMLSAYETTGDLPAIPAHHPQQ; this is translated from the coding sequence ATGCGCGTGTACCTCGGCTCTGATCATGCCGGTTTCGAACTGAAGAACCACCTCGTCGAGTGGCTCAAGGCGGCCGGCCATGAGCCCGTCGACTGCGGGCCCCACATCTATGACGCCCAGGACGACTACCCGCCGTTCTGCCTCCGTGCCGCAGAGGGGGCGGCGGCGGACCCCGACGCCCTCGGCATCGTGATCGGCGGCTCCGGCAACGGTGAGCAGATCGCGGCGAACAAGGTGAAGGGGGTGCGCGCGGCGCTCGCCTGGAGCGAGGAGACCGCGTCGCTGGGCCGGCAGCACAACGACGCGAACGTGGTCGCGGTGGGTGCGCGCATGCACACGCAGGAGGAGGCGACGAAGTTCGTCGAGACCTTCCTGAACACGCCGTTCTCCGGTGACGCCCGCCACATCCGCCGCATCGACATGCTGTCGGCGTACGAGACGACGGGCGACCTGCCGGCCATCCCGGCCCACCACCCGCAGCAGTAG